The Firmicutes bacterium HGW-Firmicutes-1 sequence CCAAACAAGGCTTTTCTCTAAGTATTGTAAGCTCAATAATTTCATAATCTTTATCTAATGCTGCAACAATATCAAGACTTTTTACTGTTAATCTGCTTTTAAGTATCTTAACACCTAAGCGAACAGGATTAATCGTGTCAATATCCAGTTTTTCATATATATACTTTTTGTTTGGATCATTAACCCGGGCGATAATATTTGGAACCTTATAAATTTTTTTAGCAATAAGTGCAACAGTAATATTTATGTTATCATCCTGATTCACCGCCAACAAAGCATCTGCTTGTTTAATTCCTGCTTCAATAAGAATGTCATTATCAAATTCTACGCCTTTAATTTTTTGCCCATTAAAACCACTTCCTAAAACGTTTAATTTTTCTCCATTTCTATCAATGATTGAGACGTCATGTCCTGAATCGGTTAACTCCTTAGCTAAATTACTTCCTAATCTTCCACAGCCAATAACTATAATATACATGATTCACACCTTTCTTTTTTGATAAACTAATCCATATCAAAATTAGTGTTGTTATTACCTAAATCAGGTTTTATAGGTTTTTTCCTAAAGGAATAAGTAGTCAGCCTTCTTAGATTTCTGATTGCTGGCAGGTAAGTAGGATCAAGTGCGTTCGCAGCAAGATAATGTCTACCTGCATAACCTAATTCTCCATTTAGTTCCGAAAGGGCACCTAATAAATTGTGTGCTTCAGGAGCATGATAATTTATAGAAATAGCTTTCATAATATTACTTTCAGCCTCTTGGAAAAATTTGTTTTCTAGATAATCAATAGCTTGCAAAATATAATAGTGATATTTATTAAAGTTTTTGATTGTAGCATCCATGTCATTTTTTTCGTTTATTTCATTCAACATGTCATTGATTTCCTGTGCCTTATCCAATCCAATCACCTCGTTTCCAACAAATTAATTTCTACAATATGATGATATCAAGTAACACATGAACAAGGTGTGAAGAATAGGAGTAATGGTGTAAATGTTATGTTAAGATGAGCAAATCTTTATACAATCTTTACATTCTTCTATGATATAATGGCGTTATAAACATAACGGCAATCTAAAGAGGTGAATTTTGAATGAAAATGAAATTATTCGAGCATTTATCTGCAGGTGTTCCTTTTATAGAAGAAGAATGTATACAAAAGAAAGATCATTACAAAAAGGTTCTAAATTTGATGATCACTATTTGTATTATGCTAGGAATCACTTTCTTGTCTTTTGCCTTTAGATTTATTGGATTTCATGAATCCAACATTATTGTTACCTACATTTTAGGCGTATTGCTTGTTGCAAAACAGACAGATGGATATTTTTATGGAATTGTAGCTTCAGTAATTGGCGTATTAACCTTTAATTTCTTTTTTACAGAACCTTATTATACTTTTTATGTCCATAGGGCAGATTATCCGGTAACCTTTGCTATTATGCTGATTGCTGCTATGATCACAAGTACCTTAACTGTAAAAGTCAAGAGAGAAGCCATGCTATCCTATTCAAGAGAACAGAAGACTCAATTATTGTATAAAATTAATAAAAATCTCCTACAGGTAAGAACAATGACCCAAATTGCCGAAGTAGGTGGGAGGGATATTGGGAAATTATTTAGTCGTACGGTGCTTATCGCTACTACTAATCCAGATGATACAAATTATGAACCGTATATTTATGCCCACCATAATGATGAACGAGGAGAGTTGCTGAAATCAAACGATGAAATCATGGCAATCACGAAAGCTTTTCAAACAGGAGAAGCAGTAGGTGCTGGTACGCATGTGTTTTCAAATTGTGTTGCTTATTATTTTCCTATCATAGGTCATGGTAATGTTTTAGGAATTGTAGGTATTGCATGTTTTAATCATCAATATTTATCAGAGGAACAAATTAAGCTATTAGAAACTGTGACAACACAAATAGCTCTTGCAATTGAAAGAGAACGTTTATGGGAAAAACAACAAAAATCTAAACTGGATGTAGAGAGGGAGAGAATTAAGGGGAATTTACTGCGTGCAATTTCTCATGATTTAAGAACACCTTTAACAAGTATATTAGGTGCAACCTCTACAATCTTAGACAATGATCATATTATAGATGGTGAAGTAAAAAGAGAGTTGTTACAAAATATCTATGAGGATACAAGCTGGCTGATTCATACGGTAGAAAATATATTGAGTATAACAAGAATTGATGATGGTAGAATTGAAATTGTAAAGAACATGGAAGCCATAGAGGAAATAGTGGGTGAAGCTGTTTCGCGGATTAAAAAATTATCTACAAATCATACTATAAAAATTAATATACCAGATGATCTGATATTGATTCCTATGGATGGTATGTTGATTGAACAAGTATTGATTAATCTTATAGATAATGCAATTAAATATACACCATATGAATCTACGATTGAAGTTAAGGTATATTTAATCAATAACAAGGTGGTATTTGAAGTCTCGGATGATGGAGAGGGCATTAAAGAAGAAAATAAAGAGGTTATCTTTAATAGATTTTATTCTAATGCACTTGGGAATGATACAGAGAAGCGTGGTACAGGTCTTGGGTTAGCGATATGTAAGTCTATCATTACTGCTCATGGTGGAGAAATATCTGTATTTAATAATTTCTCTGGAGGTGCAACATTTAGATTTATATTAGAGAGTGAGGAGTAAAAGTTATGAATAATAAACCTTTGGTCTTGGTAGTAGAGGACGACAAACCAATTTGTAAGTTTATTTGCGTATCACTTGAGGCTCAAGGGTATGCTTGTGTAGATACTCAAAACGGTAAGACAGCAATATCACTTATTTCATCACACAACCCTGATATTATTATTATGGATTTAGGGCTTCCTGACATTGATGGTATCGAAGTAATTGCAAAGGTTAGACCTTTTACAAAAGCTGCAATTATTGTAGTATCAGCGCGGGGTCACGAAAGAGAGAAAGTAGAAGCTCTTGATAGTGGGGCAGATGACTACTTAACAAAGCCTTTTAGTGTTGCAGAACTATTAGCACGCATTCGTGTTGCTCTTAGGCACACAAATCAAAGTGTTCTTTTTGAAGATGAAGAATCTAAAATTTTTGTGATAGGTGAATTAAGGATTGACTATGAAAGACGACGTGTTTTCATATCAGATGAGGATATACATCTAACGCCAATAGAATATAAATTATTAGTATTGTTGGCAAAACATACCGGTAAAGTATTAACCCATAAGTATATTTTAAATGAAGTTTGGGGGACATATTCAGGTGACGATACGCAGTCGCTTAGAGTATTTATGGCTAACATTAGAAGGAAGATAGAAAAAGATCCTGCGGAACCTAAATATATACTTACGGAAGTTGGTGTAGGGTATAGGATGATTGATGAATAAAGTAGTCTTTGCCATTAAATTGCTCGTATGATATAATTTAACTGGATGACAGATATTTATGTTGATATTTATTTTTGGAGGTTCAAATGGCTAGCTTATCACTTATGCCGATCAAAGGGAATACTTATTATATACCTAGTCCAACTAATATTGGTGTATATGTTCAAAACAATGAAGCAACCATTATTGATAGTGGATTAGATAAAGATGTAGCAAAACAAATTCTTAAACTGCTTGCTGAACAGGGGTGGTCTTTAAGCTGTATTATTAATACTCATTCCCATGCTGATCATATTGGTGGGAATGCTTTTTTGTGCGAAAAAACAGGGTGTCAGGTGATTGCCTCTAAAGGGGAAGCGGCTTTCATCCAAGTACCTTTGCTAGAACCCTCTTTACTATATGGAGGATATCCATATAAGGTATTAAAAAATAAGTTTTTAATGGCCAAAGCTTCTTATGTTACACAGATTATTGAAGCGCCAACTGTTCTAACACACACAAAATTAGAAATTATCCCTTTAAAAGGTCATTCAATAGATATGATTGGCATCAAAACTCCAGATAACATCTTATTTATGGGGGATTCCTTATTTCCTGAAAATATTTTAACTAAGTATAGTCTAACCTATCTGTGGGATATTCGGACTTCTCTAGAAACGATCGATGCATTAAAAACCATCGATGTAGATTTATTTGTTCCAAGTCATGGGGAGCCTATTCAAGATGTATCAGTTCTTTGTGATGTGAATAAGAATAAGATCATTGAAATTGCAAATGTTGTTTATCAGAATTGTGATGAACAAGTAACGACAGAAGACATACTACAAAGAATATGTCTTCATTATCAAACGAGTCTGAATGCGACCCAATATGTTTTGTTATCCAGTACATTACGTTCTTACTTATCCTATTTATATGACGAGGGTAAAATAGAGACTTCCTATGAGAATGGTAAACTCACCTGGATTAAAAAAGCTTGAGTAACACGCTTTTATATAACGCGATTTTCAGTAACTGCTTTTTTATCAAGGTAAAGACCTATCACAAAACCTGCAAGAACACTAACGTACATGCCATATTTTAATGCACCAGGAATGTAGTTTTTTAAGGTGATTGAAACAATAATGCCAAGTACGACACCAATAATTACGCCGAAATTAACATAATGTCTTATCTCAACTATTTTATGTCGTGTTTTTAAATGCTTATAGATCGTATCCATGATTTTAAAATATTGGGTAGTATCATGATTAGATTGGGTTTTGATGAACGAAAGTTCAGTTAAGAGGGTTTCAACTTCAGTCTTTAGCTCACAACATTCGGTACAAGATGATTGAAATAAATCAACCTTAACCAATAGTTTTTTTAACCAATTAATTTGATACTTTTTAGTTTCTTTTTCACTGAATCCGTTGGTTACGGCTTCAATTTTATCTATTAATTCTAAATACCATGTACTTTGTTCCATATGTTTTCTCCTACATTGTAAGTAATCTAGTACTCAGTTTATCTCTTTTGAAGGTTAGTTGTCAATGAAAAGAATTAATGTATGAATGCAAATTTCACTTAAAAAAATACTAATAGTATAGATGTTAAAAAAATAGTGGTATAATAGGGGTATGAAGTATAAGTGGGTGATGTTATTAATCATATGAGTAAGTTTTTTTTTGTGGTAATTGTCATTTTGACTTTAATAGTTATTATAGAAGAGCCATCTGACAAAATAGTAACCGCTTTAGAGCCTCATTTAGATAAGGGGTGTAAGGTAATTGATTATGAAATAATAGACACAAATTTATATGCCATCTTAGGAGATGGACAAGATGCAATTTATGGAAAGACAATAGCAATCTATCAAATTAGAGATGTTGATCAAAAAATCCAATTGATAAAAATATATGAAAATGACTTTTCAAAAATGAAACCTTGGAAAATTGATTGTACAGATCTTGAGGGTGATGGTGAAATCGAAATTGTTATAGGCGTTCATAAGAAAACACATTATGACCAAAATGAAGGTAATAGAATGTTTATTTTCAATTGGGATGGTAAAAAATTATATAAAAAATGGACTGGCTCAAAATTAGGAAATGAACTGCTGCAGTTTGAGTTTATAGAATTGCTAAATCGTCAAGGAGACGAACTAATTGTAATAGATTTAGAAGAAGGAGGTAAGGAAAGAATATTAGTTTATTACTGGTTTGATTTTGGATTTAGCTTGTTGGCAGAAAGCAAAGGTTATGATGATCTATATGATGTGAAACCAATGGGAACAAATTTGTTAGAAATAACGTATAATCATAAAG is a genomic window containing:
- a CDS encoding histidine kinase, with the translated sequence MKLFEHLSAGVPFIEEECIQKKDHYKKVLNLMITICIMLGITFLSFAFRFIGFHESNIIVTYILGVLLVAKQTDGYFYGIVASVIGVLTFNFFFTEPYYTFYVHRADYPVTFAIMLIAAMITSTLTVKVKREAMLSYSREQKTQLLYKINKNLLQVRTMTQIAEVGGRDIGKLFSRTVLIATTNPDDTNYEPYIYAHHNDERGELLKSNDEIMAITKAFQTGEAVGAGTHVFSNCVAYYFPIIGHGNVLGIVGIACFNHQYLSEEQIKLLETVTTQIALAIERERLWEKQQKSKLDVERERIKGNLLRAISHDLRTPLTSILGATSTILDNDHIIDGEVKRELLQNIYEDTSWLIHTVENILSITRIDDGRIEIVKNMEAIEEIVGEAVSRIKKLSTNHTIKINIPDDLILIPMDGMLIEQVLINLIDNAIKYTPYESTIEVKVYLINNKVVFEVSDDGEGIKEENKEVIFNRFYSNALGNDTEKRGTGLGLAICKSIITAHGGEISVFNNFSGGATFRFILESEE
- a CDS encoding DNA-binding response regulator; this translates as MNNKPLVLVVEDDKPICKFICVSLEAQGYACVDTQNGKTAISLISSHNPDIIIMDLGLPDIDGIEVIAKVRPFTKAAIIVVSARGHEREKVEALDSGADDYLTKPFSVAELLARIRVALRHTNQSVLFEDEESKIFVIGELRIDYERRRVFISDEDIHLTPIEYKLLVLLAKHTGKVLTHKYILNEVWGTYSGDDTQSLRVFMANIRRKIEKDPAEPKYILTEVGVGYRMIDE
- a CDS encoding MBL fold metallo-hydrolase, which encodes MASLSLMPIKGNTYYIPSPTNIGVYVQNNEATIIDSGLDKDVAKQILKLLAEQGWSLSCIINTHSHADHIGGNAFLCEKTGCQVIASKGEAAFIQVPLLEPSLLYGGYPYKVLKNKFLMAKASYVTQIIEAPTVLTHTKLEIIPLKGHSIDMIGIKTPDNILFMGDSLFPENILTKYSLTYLWDIRTSLETIDALKTIDVDLFVPSHGEPIQDVSVLCDVNKNKIIEIANVVYQNCDEQVTTEDILQRICLHYQTSLNATQYVLLSSTLRSYLSYLYDEGKIETSYENGKLTWIKKA